A region from the Aphis gossypii isolate Hap1 chromosome 1, ASM2018417v2, whole genome shotgun sequence genome encodes:
- the LOC114127153 gene encoding glyoxalase domain-containing protein 4 — protein MTGRALHFVFKIAERTKTMKFYRELLGMKVLRHEEFTQGCEAACNGPYDNRWSKTMIGYGPEDTHFVIELTYNYGVDDYKLGNDFLGITLKSSKVLQNAKSLGWPIEVEDNMSYVVAPGGYKFYVIDEPQPIDKDPVVNVMLSSTNLTKSMKFWNGILGLKIFNQNESLIELGFDEDQAKLKLRDIGEPINHATAYGRIAFSVPTSDLKSYQENAENNQYKILTPFVTLDTPGKASVSVVIFADPDGHEICFVGDKEFRELSQFDADSEKQLDKYIVKDEARKLKN, from the exons ATGACTGGACGTGCATTACATTTCGTGTTCAAAATAGCCGAGAGAACCAAAACCATGAAGTTTTATAGAGAACTTTTGGGAatgaaa GTATTGAGGCATGAAGAATTCACTCAAGGCTGTGAGGCAGCATGTAATgg CCCATACGACAATCGTTGGAGTAAAACTATGATTGGATATGGACCAGAAGACACTCATTTTGTAATTGAACTTACTTATAACTATGGCGTTGATGATTACAAGCTTGGAAATGATTTCCTtggaataacattaaaatcttCAAAAGTATTACAAAATGCTAAATCGCTCGGTTGGCCTATTGAAGTTGAGGATAATATGTCCTATGTTGTTGCTCCAGGaggatataaattttatgtgaTTGATGAACCTCAACCTATTGATAAag ATCCTGTTGTAAATGTCATGTTATCATCTACAAATTTAACCAAATCTATGAAATTTTGGAACGGTATACTTggcttaaaaattttcaatcaaaatgAATCTTTAATTGAATTAGGATTTGACGAGGATCAAGCTAAATTGAAGTTAAGAGatattg gaGAGCCAATTAATCATGCCACAGCATATGGAAGAATAGCATTTTCAGTTCCTACATCTGATTTAAAAAGTTACCAAGAAAATGctgaaaataatcaatataaaattttaactccTTTCGTAACCTTAGACACACCAGGAAAAGCTTCAGTGTCAGTGGTAATTTTTGCTGATCCT gatggacatgaaatatgttttgttgGAGATAAGGAATTTCGCGAGTTATCTCAGTTTGATGCAGATTCAGAAAAGCAATTAGATAAGTATATTGTTAAAGATGAggcaagaaaattaaaaaattaa